One genomic segment of Procambarus clarkii isolate CNS0578487 chromosome 34, FALCON_Pclarkii_2.0, whole genome shotgun sequence includes these proteins:
- the LOC138371043 gene encoding uncharacterized protein, with the protein MKVIDHTRHTNEFPKGLYAMAVKLFLPLGAVKDFGCVEGFRWIEGFGWVEDFEWIEDFKWVEGSCWTKGFGWVEGIRWVEDFEWVEDFEWVEDFEWVEFSWWTKGFGWVEGIRWVEDFKWVEDFEWIEDFDWVEGSRWTKGFG; encoded by the exons ATGAAAGTTATAGATCACACGAGACATACTAACGAGTTCCCTAAAGGTTTATATGCCATGGCTGTGAAGCTCTTCCTTCCGCTGGGGGCA GTGAAGGATTTCGGGTGTGTTGAGGGCTTTAGGTGGATTGAGGGCTTCGGGTGGGTTGAGGACTTCGAGTGGATTGAGGACTTCAAGTGGGTTGAGGGCTCCTGTTGGACGAAAGGCTTTGGGTGGGTTGAGGGCATCCGGTGGGTTGAGGACTTCGAGTGGGTTGAGGACTTCGAGTGGGTTGAGGATTTCGAGTGGGTTGAGTTTTCCTGGTGGACGAAGGGCTTTGGGTGGGTTGAGGGCATCCGGTGGGTTGAGGACTTCAAGTGGGTTGAGGACTTCGAGTGGATTGAGGACTTCGATTGGGTTGAGGGCTCCAGGTGGACGAAGGGCTTTGGGTAA